In one window of Shewanella goraebulensis DNA:
- a CDS encoding alpha/beta hydrolase: MSSATTALERITVEPTTLATACVIWLHGLGDSGAGFAPVVPLLGLPQDHSIRFVFPHAPEQPVTINGGYIMRSWYDIKSMDLHDRADINGVLASEKAVKALIHEQIEAGIAAENIILAGFSQGGVMSLFSGLRFEHKLAGIMALSCYLPAGETLPDDLHPANANTPLLQHHGEQDEVVPLFAGKMAYDALNKAGYVSTWKTFPMPHSVIPEQLTEIGQWITGRLIN; the protein is encoded by the coding sequence ATGTCGTCTGCAACTACTGCACTTGAACGTATTACTGTTGAACCTACTACTTTAGCCACTGCTTGTGTGATTTGGTTACATGGTTTAGGTGATTCGGGAGCTGGCTTTGCACCAGTGGTGCCTTTATTGGGTTTACCACAAGATCACAGCATTCGATTTGTATTTCCTCATGCACCAGAACAACCCGTAACTATTAACGGTGGTTACATCATGCGCTCATGGTACGACATTAAAAGTATGGACTTACACGATCGTGCGGACATTAATGGCGTATTAGCATCAGAAAAAGCAGTTAAGGCGCTGATTCATGAGCAAATAGAAGCAGGTATTGCCGCTGAGAACATTATTCTTGCAGGCTTTAGCCAAGGCGGCGTGATGAGCTTATTTAGTGGCTTACGTTTTGAGCACAAACTTGCAGGTATTATGGCTTTATCTTGTTACTTACCAGCAGGTGAAACCTTACCAGATGATTTGCATCCAGCTAATGCTAATACGCCTTTGTTGCAACATCATGGTGAGCAAGACGAAGTAGTGCCATTATTTGCAGGAAAAATGGCCTATGATGCGTTAAATAAAGCCGGTTATGTGTCGACTTGGAAAACTTTCCCTATGCCGCACAGTGTTATTCCTGAACAATTAACTGAAATAGGTCAATGGATCACAGGGCGATTAATTAACTAG
- a CDS encoding glutathione S-transferase family protein has protein sequence MGLLQNGQWVDQWYAMKENGGKFQREEAQLRNWITQDGTAGPNGTSGFKAESARYHLYVSLACPWAHRTLIFRQLKQLTNHIDITVVEPHMLTNGWEFKGPNQSQTAHSIAGAQNEPLFNKDFMYQIYQLAKPDYNGRVTVPVLWDKQQNTIVSNESSEIIRMFNFAFNHITGNEDDYYPDQLRSEIDALNDIIYANINNGVYRSGFATSQQAYEEALYPLFETLDTLDKRLSQQRYLTGRDITEADWRLFTTLIRFDCVYVGHFKTNIRTIESYRHLSAYVRDLYQQPGIAETVNFEHIKQHYYFSHQQINPTQVVPAGPIIDYMRPHHRASL, from the coding sequence ATGGGGTTATTACAGAATGGTCAGTGGGTTGATCAATGGTATGCCATGAAAGAAAATGGCGGTAAATTCCAGAGAGAAGAAGCCCAATTAAGAAATTGGATTACTCAAGATGGTACTGCTGGACCTAATGGAACCTCAGGGTTTAAAGCTGAGTCTGCTCGATATCATTTATATGTTTCACTGGCCTGTCCTTGGGCTCACCGTACTTTGATTTTTAGACAATTAAAGCAACTTACCAATCATATTGATATCACTGTCGTTGAGCCACATATGTTGACTAATGGCTGGGAATTTAAAGGGCCGAACCAGTCACAAACAGCTCATTCTATTGCCGGAGCTCAGAACGAGCCCTTATTCAATAAAGACTTTATGTATCAAATATACCAACTAGCGAAACCCGATTACAACGGTCGTGTAACTGTGCCAGTTTTATGGGACAAACAGCAAAATACCATTGTGAGTAATGAATCATCTGAAATCATTAGAATGTTCAATTTTGCATTTAATCACATAACTGGTAATGAAGATGACTACTATCCAGATCAATTACGCAGCGAAATTGATGCTCTCAATGACATTATTTATGCAAATATCAATAATGGTGTTTATCGTTCAGGCTTTGCGACAAGCCAGCAAGCTTATGAAGAGGCACTATATCCGCTGTTTGAAACCTTAGACACTTTAGATAAACGACTTAGTCAGCAAAGATACTTAACAGGTAGAGATATCACCGAAGCGGATTGGCGGCTATTTACCACATTAATACGATTTGATTGTGTATACGTTGGCCATTTTAAAACCAATATACGTACGATTGAATCTTACCGACATTTATCAGCTTATGTGCGCGATTTATATCAGCAACCCGGTATCGCAGAAACCGTTAATTTCGAACATATCAAACAACATTATTATTTCAGTCACCAGCAAATAAACCCAACTCAAGTGGTTCCCGCAGGCCCTATTATTGACTATATGCGCCCACACCATCGAGCTAGTTTATAA
- a CDS encoding lytic murein transglycosylase — protein sequence MVSVKVSPVLKSVLLLSSCFVSLQSIAAPDNFSQCVDNLKIKARSEGLSEQTINTSVASLKFIPRVIELDNQQPEFSQTFGNYFNKRVTDWRVKEGRRLLAENRELLDKLTIKYGVPGQYIISFWGLETNFGGYKGKMSVLNSLATLACDPRRSDYFTNELMQALKLKEKYLFDDATMVGSWAGAMGHTQFMPTNYAKYAVDGDGDGKVDLWNSTADALTSAANFLQQLGWKPNERWGREVSLPENYDYQYLGRKHPQSLTKWSELNITQTSGKALSTPDMNASLYVPSGHTGPAFLGYDNFDVIMRWNRSEFYAIAVGHLADRINGAAPLAVSAPEHGMFNRSDIKVMQAKLNELGFDVGKPDGVLGRNSIAGVQAFQRSKDLVADGFPDEKTFTALGMTLNE from the coding sequence ATGGTGAGTGTTAAAGTGTCCCCAGTTTTAAAGTCGGTGTTATTACTTTCTAGTTGCTTTGTAAGTCTTCAATCTATTGCAGCGCCTGACAATTTTTCTCAATGTGTTGATAACCTTAAAATCAAAGCTCGTAGTGAAGGTTTATCTGAACAAACCATTAATACTAGCGTTGCTAGTCTCAAATTTATTCCTCGCGTCATAGAACTCGATAATCAGCAGCCTGAATTTAGCCAAACTTTCGGTAATTATTTTAATAAGCGTGTTACAGACTGGCGCGTCAAAGAAGGGCGCCGTTTATTGGCAGAAAACCGTGAGTTATTGGACAAGTTAACAATTAAGTATGGTGTTCCTGGGCAATATATTATTTCCTTTTGGGGTCTAGAAACCAATTTCGGTGGCTACAAAGGGAAAATGTCAGTGCTCAACTCTTTAGCCACATTAGCATGCGATCCTCGACGTAGTGATTACTTTACTAATGAGTTAATGCAGGCATTGAAACTTAAAGAAAAGTATCTGTTCGATGATGCCACTATGGTGGGGTCTTGGGCTGGCGCTATGGGGCATACTCAATTTATGCCAACTAATTATGCCAAATATGCCGTTGATGGTGACGGTGATGGTAAAGTTGATTTGTGGAATAGCACAGCAGATGCTTTAACCTCGGCAGCTAACTTTTTACAACAATTAGGTTGGAAGCCCAACGAGCGTTGGGGGCGAGAAGTAAGCCTACCTGAAAATTACGATTACCAATATTTAGGCCGTAAACATCCGCAATCGTTAACCAAGTGGTCAGAACTTAATATCACTCAAACAAGTGGTAAAGCGCTGTCTACGCCAGATATGAATGCGTCATTGTATGTGCCGTCTGGTCATACGGGACCTGCTTTTTTAGGGTATGACAATTTTGACGTAATTATGCGTTGGAATCGTTCAGAGTTTTATGCCATTGCCGTCGGGCATTTAGCTGACCGAATCAATGGTGCTGCGCCACTGGCAGTAAGTGCCCCAGAGCATGGTATGTTTAACCGTAGCGATATTAAAGTCATGCAAGCAAAACTGAATGAGTTAGGTTTTGATGTTGGCAAACCAGATGGCGTTTTAGGGCGTAATTCGATTGCTGGTGTGCAAGCTTTTCAGCGCAGTAAAGACCTTGTTGCTGATGGTTTTCCAGATGAAAAAACCTTTACCGCTCTGGGTATGACTTTAAATGAGTAA
- a CDS encoding ChrR family anti-sigma-E factor — protein sequence MIKYHPNQDLLTLHAQGELPLSLSIAVSAHCELCSECAAKLASLTLAATEDNFTLSAISSDDSQMNAELDSDLEALLADMMTDNRLDVADSSQQTNPTVSNIDITVKGQDYRLPRAFRQQVANQWQGIGKVSRLRLDTGENKARASLLHIAENGEIPQHSHKGEELTLLLAGEFSDEYNTYTAGDFMVLNSEHEHSPKTIEGCLCYTVVDAPLYFTKGISKLLNPIGELIY from the coding sequence ATGATTAAATATCACCCAAATCAAGATTTGCTAACTCTCCATGCCCAAGGCGAATTACCACTGTCGCTATCGATCGCAGTTTCGGCACATTGTGAGTTGTGTTCAGAATGTGCAGCCAAGTTAGCCTCGCTTACCTTAGCAGCGACTGAAGATAATTTTACCTTATCGGCAATTAGTTCAGATGATAGCCAAATGAACGCTGAATTAGATTCAGACTTAGAGGCCTTACTGGCTGATATGATGACGGACAACAGGTTAGATGTTGCAGACAGCTCACAACAAACAAATCCGACTGTCTCTAATATCGATATCACTGTCAAAGGACAAGACTATAGGTTACCCCGCGCCTTTAGACAGCAAGTAGCTAACCAATGGCAAGGAATTGGTAAAGTCAGTCGCCTACGTCTAGATACCGGTGAAAACAAAGCCAGGGCAAGTTTATTACACATTGCTGAAAACGGCGAGATCCCTCAGCACAGCCACAAAGGCGAAGAATTAACCTTATTGCTTGCTGGTGAGTTTAGTGACGAATATAACACTTATACCGCAGGTGATTTTATGGTGCTTAATAGCGAACATGAGCACAGCCCTAAAACGATTGAAGGTTGCCTGTGTTACACCGTTGTGGATGCGCCACTGTACTTCACTAAAGGGATCAGTAAATTACTCAACCCAATTGGTGAATTGATTTATTAA
- a CDS encoding 1-aminocyclopropane-1-carboxylate deaminase/D-cysteine desulfhydrase, which translates to MFAATPVESMMFAGREIFVKRDDLIHPDFSGNKARKFQYFLANDFPHISKVVGYGSAQANSLHSLAVLAKMRGWQLDYYVDHIADYLKKNPQGNYLAALNNGANIIEKSAIDKLQAKDFESATDFKNVSISDYINVDQNLSLEEYVVSLSKNALANELYIPEGGRCEYASVGLEQLGKQILDWAQLHNCIELNLFLPSGTGTTALFLQRFFIKQASNNKPKVNVLTCSCVGGDEYLKLQFNQLTDNSAYHPTIISNGTKYHFGKLNRQCYEMWQRACETGIEFELLYDPVGFIMLEHFLTSPARVPQIDSSLPLMYLHQGGQLGNPSMLARYKRKYG; encoded by the coding sequence ATGTTTGCTGCAACTCCTGTCGAGTCGATGATGTTTGCCGGTCGAGAAATATTTGTTAAAAGAGATGACCTTATTCACCCTGATTTTAGTGGTAATAAAGCGCGGAAGTTTCAATATTTTTTAGCTAATGATTTCCCTCACATCAGTAAAGTAGTGGGTTATGGCTCAGCCCAAGCCAATTCGCTCCATTCACTCGCTGTGCTGGCTAAAATGCGTGGTTGGCAACTCGATTATTATGTTGATCATATTGCTGATTACTTAAAGAAAAATCCTCAAGGCAATTACCTTGCTGCATTAAATAATGGCGCCAATATCATAGAGAAATCTGCGATAGACAAGCTGCAGGCTAAAGACTTTGAAAGTGCGACTGACTTTAAAAATGTTAGCATCTCTGATTATATTAATGTAGATCAAAACTTATCACTGGAAGAATATGTGGTGAGTTTATCTAAAAACGCATTGGCAAATGAGTTGTACATTCCTGAAGGCGGCCGCTGTGAGTATGCCTCTGTTGGACTTGAGCAACTTGGTAAGCAAATTTTAGATTGGGCGCAGCTGCACAATTGTATTGAATTAAATCTATTTCTGCCCTCAGGTACTGGTACTACCGCTTTATTCCTCCAGCGTTTCTTTATCAAGCAGGCAAGTAATAACAAGCCTAAAGTGAATGTACTGACATGTAGCTGTGTGGGCGGTGACGAATATTTAAAGCTGCAATTTAATCAGTTGACTGATAATAGTGCCTATCACCCAACAATAATTTCAAATGGCACTAAATATCATTTCGGTAAATTGAATCGGCAATGCTACGAAATGTGGCAACGAGCGTGTGAAACCGGAATTGAATTTGAACTGCTATACGACCCTGTGGGTTTTATTATGCTAGAACATTTTCTGACAAGCCCAGCAAGAGTGCCTCAAATTGACAGTTCATTGCCATTGATGTATTTGCACCAAGGTGGACAGCTGGGTAACCCAAGTATGTTGGCTAGATATAAACGAAAGTATGGCTGA
- a CDS encoding DUF3389 family protein, whose amino-acid sequence MIIEFSQGKLVVTPFEVQCRLNVNNIVLIAMVDDIKCIADRLLLIADAGAVRWSIQLDNNQQFYEVLEVIGIAPE is encoded by the coding sequence ATGATTATTGAATTTTCACAAGGCAAATTAGTCGTCACTCCTTTTGAAGTGCAATGCCGTTTGAATGTGAATAATATTGTATTAATTGCAATGGTTGATGACATCAAATGTATTGCTGACAGATTACTACTTATTGCCGATGCAGGCGCGGTGCGTTGGAGTATTCAGCTCGACAATAACCAGCAATTTTATGAAGTGTTAGAAGTGATAGGTATTGCTCCTGAGTAA
- a CDS encoding FKBP-type peptidyl-prolyl cis-trans isomerase, whose translation MTAQDNMVVRFNYTLRDEKGEVIETNEGGSPIAYLHGHDNMMPGIEDAITGKEAGAKFSVTPPAAATYGERMEAAEQRVSVKHLQGAKVWKAGMPAIVNTEQGQRQVTVVKVGKFMATIDTNHPLSGRELTFDIEVVEIREATDEEIAHGHSHGEGGHQH comes from the coding sequence ATGACAGCTCAAGATAATATGGTAGTACGTTTCAACTACACGCTTCGTGATGAAAAAGGTGAAGTAATTGAGACTAATGAAGGTGGATCACCTATTGCTTACTTACATGGCCATGACAACATGATGCCAGGTATTGAAGATGCGATTACAGGCAAAGAAGCGGGCGCTAAGTTTAGCGTGACACCTCCAGCTGCTGCTACTTACGGCGAACGTATGGAAGCAGCTGAGCAGCGCGTTTCTGTTAAGCACCTGCAAGGCGCTAAAGTATGGAAAGCGGGTATGCCTGCAATTGTTAACACTGAACAAGGCCAGCGCCAAGTGACAGTGGTTAAAGTAGGTAAGTTTATGGCAACCATCGATACTAACCACCCTTTATCAGGCCGTGAATTGACCTTTGATATTGAAGTGGTTGAGATTCGTGAAGCAACTGATGAAGAAATTGCTCACGGCCATTCACATGGTGAAGGCGGTCATCAGCATTAA
- a CDS encoding sigma-70 family RNA polymerase sigma factor has product MKSEDTSDNEAQYLAELMHQVANQRSKAAFAKLFAHFSPKIRAFGVQRLSQQGLAMDLVQETMTRVWTKAHLYNADKAAVSTWVFTVMRNQCFDMLRKVQNNREDAFGDDIWPLFESDESDETENDFKLSATLLKHVDDLPPLQKQVVQGIYMQELTQQELADKLKVPIGTVKSRLRLGLEKLKGFMEKHYD; this is encoded by the coding sequence ATGAAATCAGAAGATACCAGTGACAACGAAGCTCAATATCTTGCCGAATTAATGCACCAAGTTGCTAATCAGCGTAGCAAGGCCGCCTTTGCGAAGTTGTTCGCACACTTCTCCCCAAAGATTCGAGCATTTGGCGTGCAAAGATTAAGTCAACAAGGCCTAGCGATGGATCTGGTTCAAGAAACCATGACGCGCGTATGGACCAAAGCCCATTTATATAATGCTGACAAAGCTGCTGTAAGCACTTGGGTGTTTACGGTAATGAGAAATCAGTGCTTTGATATGCTGCGTAAAGTGCAAAATAACCGTGAAGACGCTTTTGGCGATGATATATGGCCTTTGTTTGAATCTGATGAAAGTGATGAAACAGAAAACGACTTTAAGCTGTCAGCCACTTTACTTAAACATGTTGATGACCTCCCCCCATTACAAAAGCAAGTTGTTCAAGGGATCTACATGCAGGAACTGACTCAACAAGAACTGGCAGATAAATTAAAAGTACCAATAGGTACCGTAAAATCAAGACTAAGACTTGGATTAGAAAAGTTAAAAGGCTTCATGGAGAAACATTATGATTAA
- a CDS encoding LON peptidase substrate-binding domain-containing protein has translation MILPLFPLSICLLPQGFTQLRIFEPRYKRLVTESLKSGDGFGLCMLNSNNELMPIGTWVHIIDFEMLDDGLLGVSIQGQQRFKVNDILIEDDGLKRGNVSLIPDWPSSNIVPHQQYLSETLQQLLEQYPTHLSHYNESDFDNISWVCQRWLEIMPISAEEKYQCINSHNHEMTQNLISSIIK, from the coding sequence ATGATTTTACCCTTATTTCCTCTTTCAATTTGTTTATTGCCTCAAGGCTTTACGCAATTAAGGATTTTTGAACCACGCTATAAACGTTTAGTCACTGAATCGCTTAAATCTGGTGATGGATTTGGTTTATGTATGTTAAACAGTAATAACGAGCTTATGCCGATTGGTACTTGGGTACACATTATAGATTTTGAGATGTTAGATGACGGATTGCTTGGGGTAAGCATTCAAGGTCAACAACGTTTTAAAGTTAATGATATTTTGATTGAAGACGATGGACTTAAACGTGGTAATGTCAGTTTAATCCCTGACTGGCCAAGCAGTAACATTGTGCCACATCAACAATATCTAAGTGAAACGTTACAACAATTGCTCGAACAATACCCAACACATTTATCTCACTACAATGAAAGTGATTTTGATAATATTTCTTGGGTCTGTCAGCGATGGTTAGAAATTATGCCTATTTCAGCTGAAGAAAAATACCAGTGCATCAACAGCCATAATCATGAAATGACCCAAAACTTAATCTCCAGCATCATTAAATAA
- a CDS encoding DUF2750 domain-containing protein → MIEQTPAVTSFIENVKEHQVLWGLADETGEGWVVCDSSEFEETDVMPLWSTESAASSHCTEEWAEYKAVKISLNEFLEYWVGDLNEDGVLVGLDWIADEECIEVDPIVLAKELVDVEAE, encoded by the coding sequence ATGATTGAACAAACCCCTGCTGTTACAAGCTTTATTGAGAACGTTAAAGAACATCAAGTCCTATGGGGCTTAGCGGATGAAACGGGCGAAGGTTGGGTTGTATGTGACTCTTCTGAATTTGAAGAAACTGATGTTATGCCTTTATGGTCAACAGAATCTGCTGCGTCAAGCCATTGCACTGAAGAGTGGGCTGAATACAAAGCCGTTAAAATCAGCCTAAATGAGTTTTTAGAATACTGGGTTGGTGACTTAAACGAAGATGGTGTTTTAGTCGGTTTAGATTGGATAGCTGATGAAGAGTGTATCGAAGTCGACCCTATCGTTTTAGCTAAAGAATTAGTTGACGTAGAAGCTGAATAA
- a CDS encoding lipocalin family protein, with product MLKQPIKIIASALLLLSTSACTMLDTKVEVVNDFKLDNYLGTWHEIARLDHSFERGLSQVTANYSVEGDKVVVINKGYSEDKSGWQQAEGKAYFIESDNIGRLKVSFFGPFYGAYQIHDLVSDEQGDYLASLVIGPNNEYAWILARNNTLSTDIKQRFISKMEQLGIEQEQLIWVKQN from the coding sequence ATGCTCAAACAACCAATAAAAATCATCGCTTCAGCCTTATTACTTTTATCCACCAGTGCCTGCACTATGCTTGACACTAAAGTTGAAGTGGTTAACGACTTTAAATTAGATAATTACCTAGGAACATGGCATGAAATCGCCCGTTTAGATCACTCATTCGAACGAGGTTTAAGCCAAGTCACTGCTAATTACTCTGTAGAAGGCGACAAAGTAGTCGTGATAAATAAAGGTTACTCAGAAGATAAATCTGGTTGGCAGCAAGCCGAGGGTAAAGCCTACTTTATCGAGTCAGATAATATTGGCCGTTTAAAAGTGTCTTTCTTTGGTCCATTTTACGGTGCGTATCAAATTCATGACTTAGTATCAGATGAACAAGGCGATTACCTAGCATCATTGGTTATCGGCCCTAATAATGAATACGCATGGATACTTGCACGTAACAACACACTATCTACTGATATTAAACAACGTTTTATCAGTAAAATGGAGCAATTAGGCATTGAGCAAGAACAACTGATTTGGGTAAAACAAAACTAA
- the ushA gene encoding bifunctional UDP-sugar hydrolase/5'-nucleotidase UshA, whose protein sequence is MKNTLYKGLVATAVIAALSGCSSDDDKDQTACEAAGDACTSFTVIHTNDNHGRFWENSDGEYGMAARKTVIDQIRAEVEGRGNETILLSGGDINTGVPESDMQEAIPDFVGMNLLGYDAMAVGNHEFDNPLSTLDMQATLANFPMLAANIYDKNAEERYFEPYRVFEINGLKVAIIGFTTVDTPKIVNPENVDNLEFTDPQVELPKVLAEIEANEEVDMVFAVTHMGHYADGNHGTEAAGDVMLARSVEEGQLHAIIGGHSQNPVCMEGDEYADFAPGDECKPDQQNGTYIMQAHEWGKYVGRADFEYMDGELTLANYSLIPINLKEEDDNGELVFITEEIEKDQTVYDMLKPYQERGQELLDVVISYTDGKLEGDREVVRVEQTNLGNLLTTAYSEFVTNNFNVTADFGVMNSGGIRASIAEGDISYRDVLTVQPFGNFVAYVTMTGSEVKDYLANVAVKTGGGYPQLNNVAMDVQCTEGTVDIASLGGRAFDEQENYTFSVIHFSAAGGDDYPIINQHPNYIDTQLVDAAVFREYFVANPEISVEDYAPVEGQLNFYRDGTLVKSCAE, encoded by the coding sequence ATGAAAAACACATTATACAAAGGATTAGTCGCTACAGCCGTTATTGCTGCATTGTCTGGTTGTAGTAGTGACGATGATAAAGATCAAACAGCATGTGAAGCTGCAGGCGATGCTTGTACTAGCTTTACCGTCATTCATACCAATGATAACCACGGTCGCTTTTGGGAAAACAGCGATGGTGAATACGGTATGGCTGCACGTAAAACTGTTATCGACCAAATTCGCGCAGAAGTCGAAGGTCGTGGAAACGAAACGATTTTATTATCAGGTGGTGACATCAATACAGGTGTTCCTGAATCTGATATGCAAGAAGCGATTCCTGACTTTGTAGGGATGAATTTACTTGGCTACGATGCGATGGCAGTGGGTAACCATGAGTTTGATAACCCGCTAAGCACGTTAGATATGCAAGCGACTCTTGCTAACTTCCCAATGCTTGCTGCAAACATTTACGATAAAAATGCTGAAGAACGTTACTTTGAACCATACCGTGTTTTCGAAATAAACGGTCTTAAAGTGGCTATCATTGGTTTCACAACCGTTGATACGCCTAAAATCGTTAACCCTGAAAATGTTGATAACTTAGAGTTTACTGATCCACAAGTTGAGTTACCAAAAGTATTAGCTGAAATCGAAGCGAACGAAGAAGTTGATATGGTGTTTGCTGTAACGCATATGGGCCATTATGCCGATGGTAACCACGGTACTGAAGCCGCTGGTGATGTGATGTTAGCGCGCTCTGTAGAAGAAGGTCAATTACACGCAATCATTGGTGGTCACTCACAAAATCCTGTATGTATGGAAGGTGACGAGTACGCAGATTTTGCACCTGGTGATGAATGTAAACCTGATCAGCAAAACGGCACTTACATCATGCAAGCACATGAGTGGGGTAAATACGTCGGCCGTGCTGATTTTGAATACATGGACGGTGAACTAACGTTAGCAAACTACTCGTTAATTCCAATTAACTTAAAAGAAGAAGATGATAACGGTGAGTTAGTCTTTATCACTGAAGAAATCGAAAAAGATCAAACGGTTTACGATATGTTAAAGCCATATCAAGAACGTGGCCAAGAGTTACTTGATGTAGTGATTTCATACACTGACGGTAAGTTAGAAGGCGACCGTGAAGTGGTGCGTGTTGAGCAAACTAACTTAGGTAACTTACTCACTACAGCTTACTCAGAATTTGTGACTAACAACTTCAATGTTACAGCTGATTTTGGTGTGATGAATTCAGGTGGTATTCGCGCATCAATTGCTGAAGGTGATATCTCTTACCGTGACGTATTAACTGTACAACCATTTGGTAACTTTGTTGCTTACGTGACAATGACAGGTAGCGAAGTAAAAGATTACTTAGCTAACGTAGCAGTTAAAACTGGTGGCGGTTACCCACAATTGAATAATGTTGCTATGGATGTTCAATGTACTGAAGGTACTGTCGATATTGCTTCATTAGGTGGTCGTGCATTTGATGAACAAGAAAACTACACATTCTCAGTGATCCATTTTAGTGCTGCAGGTGGTGATGATTACCCAATCATCAATCAACACCCGAACTATATTGATACTCAGCTAGTAGACGCTGCAGTATTCCGTGAGTACTTTGTTGCTAATCCTGAGATATCAGTAGAAGATTATGCGCCAGTAGAAGGTCAATTAAACTTTTACCGTGATGGAACTCTCGTTAAAAGCTGTGCTGAATAA
- a CDS encoding chemotaxis protein CheV: MKKVLDTVDQRTQLVGENRLELLLFKISATQLFAINVFKVKEVVKLPPLSALPGSNNNVSGVANIRGMSIPVINLRGAIGFSPMPVSEDCNLIITEYNRSVQGFLVGKVEHIVNMTWSDIMPPPKSAGANNYLTAITKLQDNNVERLVSIIDVEKILAEIIDYDISLSDGVLDEHLAEHMPGKKVLIVDDSSTARKQVRDTLSQLGIEIIEASDGLQALNLLQRWADEGKDVASELLMMITDAEMPEMDGYKLTSEIRADKRMASLFITLNTSLSGSFNHAMVEKVGCDEFISKFQPDLLVGVVQTRLKALLG; encoded by the coding sequence ATGAAGAAAGTTCTTGATACTGTAGATCAACGCACTCAGTTAGTGGGTGAAAACCGGTTGGAATTACTACTGTTCAAAATAAGTGCAACTCAATTATTTGCGATTAATGTATTTAAAGTAAAAGAAGTCGTTAAGTTACCGCCTCTAAGCGCCTTACCAGGCAGTAATAATAATGTCAGTGGTGTTGCCAATATCCGCGGCATGTCTATTCCGGTAATTAACCTCAGAGGGGCTATTGGCTTTAGTCCTATGCCTGTATCTGAAGACTGTAACTTGATTATTACTGAGTATAACCGCAGTGTGCAGGGTTTTTTAGTGGGTAAGGTTGAGCATATTGTTAATATGACATGGAGCGACATTATGCCACCGCCTAAATCTGCTGGGGCAAATAACTATCTGACGGCCATCACTAAGCTGCAAGATAATAATGTTGAGCGTTTGGTTTCTATTATCGATGTTGAAAAAATATTAGCTGAAATTATTGATTATGATATTAGCTTATCTGATGGCGTGTTAGATGAACATTTAGCCGAGCATATGCCTGGTAAAAAAGTGCTTATTGTTGATGACTCATCTACAGCTAGGAAGCAGGTTAGGGATACGCTCAGTCAATTAGGTATTGAAATTATTGAAGCTTCAGATGGATTACAAGCTTTGAACCTATTGCAGCGTTGGGCTGATGAAGGCAAAGACGTGGCTTCTGAGTTATTAATGATGATTACCGATGCAGAAATGCCAGAAATGGATGGTTATAAATTAACGTCAGAAATTAGAGCAGATAAGCGTATGGCGTCGTTATTCATTACGCTTAATACATCGCTCAGTGGCAGTTTTAACCATGCGATGGTTGAGAAGGTCGGTTGTGATGAGTTCATTTCTAAATTCCAGCCAGACTTATTAGTAGGTGTGGTTCAAACACGCTTAAAAGCCTTATTAGGCTAA